A genomic stretch from Fodinibius salinus includes:
- a CDS encoding glycogen/starch/alpha-glucan phosphorylase, with amino-acid sequence MSTDPNISPRTGMDIDSFREDIRQHLHYTLAKDKFSSTEWDHYRSVVLAVMDRLHDRWINTQQNYYQHKSKRVYYLSMEYLIGRLMDNMLINLGLQDAAADAIEDLGLDYDKVREAEVDAGLGNGGLGRLAACFLDSMATLGVPGLGYGIRYDYGIFDQAIKDGWQVEKPDLWLQYGYPWSVVRPKKKYPVEFYGETTTHKDENGRTHFSWINTDTVTALAYDTPIPGFRNDVVNNLRLWKATSDKGFDLKSFNQGDYINAVRNNLLEENISRVLYPNDKVFKGQELRLKQEYFLVSASLQDAMNRFKKQFDDLRKIPQQMAVQCNDTHPNLAIPELMRVLMDQEGMKWEPAWDIVTQTVNYTNHTLMPEALEKWPLSLMSELLPRHTQIIREIDRRFLNTLEISGGEGSKQDRMRIISDEKDAMIRMGNLGIIGSQKVNGVSELHSRLMKETIFRDFSDIYDNKFTNVTNGVTPRRWLRQCNRPLADLITDRIGEEWITDLDQLNQVEQFAEDESFQELFSEIKLQNKKALAGYIKKTMDITVDPDAIFDIHIKRIHEYKRQLLALMHAITLYNRLKENPEADIEPRVLLFAGKAAPGYKMAQLYIKLINNVANTINNDPEVGSTLRVLFLQNYSVSLAEKMIPAADLSEQISTAGMEASGTGNMKFALNGALTIGTLDGANIEIREQVGKDNIFIFGHTVNEIQQLRDSGYDPQRFYKSDEELKKVIDQIHGGYFSPDQPDLFHPITNALLNQGDYFMILADYRQYIQKQREVEYNYRSSFDWNRKAIINIANMGYFSSDRAIKNYCKRIWDVEI; translated from the coding sequence ATGAGTACAGATCCTAATATATCTCCCCGCACCGGCATGGATATAGATTCCTTTCGGGAGGATATCCGTCAGCACCTGCACTATACGCTGGCCAAAGATAAATTTTCCTCAACCGAGTGGGACCACTATCGCAGTGTAGTTCTGGCCGTCATGGATCGGTTGCACGATCGGTGGATAAACACCCAGCAAAATTACTATCAGCATAAATCAAAGCGGGTGTATTACCTATCGATGGAATATCTTATTGGCCGTCTGATGGATAATATGCTCATTAATCTGGGGCTGCAGGACGCGGCCGCTGATGCTATCGAAGATCTGGGATTAGACTATGATAAAGTGCGTGAGGCCGAGGTTGATGCCGGTCTCGGTAACGGGGGGCTGGGACGTCTTGCCGCCTGTTTTTTGGACTCCATGGCTACGTTGGGGGTACCGGGACTTGGCTACGGCATCCGCTACGATTATGGTATTTTTGATCAGGCTATCAAAGATGGCTGGCAGGTTGAAAAGCCGGACCTTTGGCTGCAGTATGGTTATCCATGGAGCGTCGTGCGTCCCAAGAAAAAGTATCCGGTAGAATTTTACGGCGAAACTACCACACACAAAGATGAAAATGGACGCACCCATTTTAGCTGGATAAATACCGATACTGTTACGGCCCTTGCCTATGATACTCCCATCCCCGGTTTTCGAAATGATGTAGTTAATAACTTACGACTTTGGAAAGCAACCTCCGACAAAGGATTTGACCTGAAAAGCTTTAACCAAGGAGACTATATTAATGCCGTGCGGAACAATCTACTTGAAGAAAATATTTCGCGCGTCCTATATCCCAATGACAAAGTGTTTAAGGGGCAAGAGCTGCGGTTAAAACAGGAATATTTTTTAGTTTCGGCCTCGCTGCAGGATGCCATGAACCGGTTTAAAAAACAGTTTGACGACTTACGTAAAATTCCACAACAAATGGCGGTGCAGTGCAACGATACCCATCCAAATTTGGCGATTCCCGAGCTGATGCGGGTGCTGATGGATCAGGAAGGTATGAAGTGGGAACCGGCCTGGGATATTGTTACCCAGACGGTCAACTACACCAACCATACACTTATGCCCGAAGCACTTGAAAAGTGGCCGCTTTCGCTGATGTCGGAGCTATTGCCGCGGCATACGCAGATTATCCGGGAAATCGATCGTCGTTTTTTGAATACTCTTGAAATATCCGGCGGTGAAGGAAGCAAGCAGGATCGCATGCGGATTATTAGTGATGAGAAGGACGCCATGATTCGTATGGGGAATCTTGGCATTATCGGATCTCAGAAAGTAAATGGTGTTTCTGAGTTGCATAGCCGACTCATGAAAGAGACGATTTTTCGTGATTTTAGCGACATTTATGATAATAAATTTACGAACGTTACCAATGGCGTTACGCCCCGCCGCTGGCTTCGTCAGTGTAATCGTCCGCTGGCTGATTTAATTACGGATCGTATTGGAGAGGAGTGGATTACCGATTTAGATCAGCTAAATCAAGTAGAGCAATTTGCAGAAGATGAATCTTTCCAAGAATTGTTCAGTGAAATTAAGTTGCAGAATAAGAAAGCGTTAGCCGGGTACATCAAGAAGACTATGGATATTACGGTGGATCCGGATGCTATTTTTGATATCCATATTAAACGGATTCACGAGTACAAGCGCCAGTTACTGGCTTTGATGCATGCTATTACGCTTTACAATCGGCTTAAAGAAAATCCCGAAGCCGATATTGAGCCGCGTGTACTGCTGTTTGCCGGAAAAGCTGCTCCGGGTTATAAAATGGCGCAGCTGTATATTAAGCTGATCAACAATGTTGCTAACACTATTAATAACGACCCGGAAGTTGGGTCAACGCTGAGAGTGCTTTTTTTGCAAAATTACAGCGTCTCGCTGGCCGAAAAAATGATTCCGGCGGCTGATCTTTCTGAGCAGATATCCACAGCGGGAATGGAAGCGTCGGGAACTGGAAATATGAAATTTGCCCTTAATGGTGCACTAACTATTGGGACGCTGGACGGAGCTAATATTGAGATCCGTGAACAGGTTGGTAAGGATAATATCTTTATCTTTGGCCATACAGTTAATGAAATCCAACAGCTGCGCGACAGCGGATATGATCCGCAGCGGTTTTATAAATCGGATGAGGAACTCAAAAAGGTTATTGACCAAATTCACGGCGGTTATTTTAGTCCTGATCAGCCCGATCTTTTTCATCCTATTACTAACGCACTGCTAAACCAGGGTGATTACTTTATGATACTAGCTGATTATCGGCAGTATATACAGAAGCAGCGAGAGGTTGAGTATAATTATCGCAGTTCGTTCGATTGGAACCGCAAGGCTATAATCAATATAGCCAATATGGGATACTTTTCGTCAGATCGGGCTATTAAAAACTATTGCAAGCGCATTTGGGATGTGGAGATATAG
- a CDS encoding DMT family transporter, translated as MDYSESSPPLRALAYIIFGAAMVSFTSVLVEVAHVGATATAFYRMFFGGIILFGITLVRGDRIWLGIKSLGIPLLCAFLFSLDLFFWHRSINFVGPGLATILGNMQVFFVALFAVWFLKEKLGWRLMVAIPFAVLGLFLIVRTGWGQQGGAVKLGVLYGLLTALSYALYILILRKSQTTGQKLQYSLIPNMAWVSLLSALLLGITVLVEPHAHFVIPDLQTWGALIGLGIMGQVLGWVCISKGLPKVDASIGGLALLLQPALALMWDILFFGRPTTALEYVGAAVVLGAIYLGSTKSKKGDS; from the coding sequence ATGGACTATTCTGAATCCTCCCCTCCGCTGCGTGCCTTAGCCTATATCATTTTCGGCGCTGCGATGGTGAGTTTTACTTCTGTACTGGTAGAAGTAGCACATGTTGGTGCCACGGCTACTGCCTTCTATCGGATGTTTTTCGGTGGCATTATTCTATTCGGGATCACACTTGTTCGGGGTGACCGTATCTGGCTGGGCATTAAAAGTCTGGGAATCCCTTTACTATGTGCTTTCCTATTTAGCCTGGACCTGTTTTTTTGGCATCGTAGCATTAATTTTGTGGGGCCGGGACTAGCAACTATTCTCGGCAATATGCAGGTATTTTTTGTAGCCCTTTTTGCCGTTTGGTTTCTCAAAGAAAAGTTAGGCTGGCGATTGATGGTTGCGATCCCATTCGCCGTACTGGGATTATTTTTGATCGTACGCACTGGCTGGGGACAACAGGGGGGTGCCGTAAAATTAGGCGTACTCTATGGGTTACTTACAGCTCTTTCGTACGCACTGTACATACTTATCCTTCGTAAATCACAAACCACCGGACAAAAGCTGCAGTATTCCCTTATCCCCAACATGGCGTGGGTCAGCTTGCTATCTGCTTTATTGCTGGGCATCACTGTATTGGTCGAACCCCATGCACATTTTGTAATTCCTGACCTGCAAACCTGGGGTGCCTTAATAGGTCTCGGCATCATGGGACAAGTACTGGGCTGGGTATGCATCTCCAAGGGATTGCCCAAAGTAGATGCTTCGATAGGTGGACTGGCGCTGCTGTTACAACCAGCACTCGCTCTTATGTGGGATATCCTGTTTTTTGGTCGCCCCACAACTGCACTCGAATACGTGGGCGCGGCTGTTGTGTTGGGTGCTATTTATCTGGGATCTACAAAAAGTAAAAAAGGTGATTCCTGA
- a CDS encoding antibiotic biosynthesis monooxygenase family protein yields MEANIRELKKRIQSENTPVYSATFNFRTKELDDDFECLNDAIDEAAHDSPGFLGKRWWQDPETNTQSVIYYWESREELQEFSRHPKHQKAKQQYERWYSGYEIIIAEVLSINVAGDI; encoded by the coding sequence ATGGAAGCAAATATACGAGAGTTAAAAAAGCGGATTCAAAGTGAAAATACACCAGTATATTCGGCAACCTTTAATTTTCGTACCAAGGAGCTGGATGATGATTTTGAGTGCCTGAATGATGCAATAGACGAAGCGGCTCACGACAGTCCCGGATTCCTGGGGAAACGATGGTGGCAAGATCCTGAGACCAATACACAGTCGGTTATATATTATTGGGAAAGCAGAGAAGAGCTGCAGGAATTTTCCCGGCATCCCAAACACCAAAAAGCTAAACAGCAGTACGAACGCTGGTATAGTGGCTATGAAATTATTATTGCTGAAGTGTTATCAATAAATGTGGCCGGTGATATTTAG
- a CDS encoding MarR family winged helix-turn-helix transcriptional regulator yields MTDQSDSILDENIFFLAGALARKLSSEAEDQFARFGLSVSHALILMLVDQHPDIQPSMLAQKLYLKPSTISRLVQKLEQRELVQRSSEGRKSLIVCTTKGSERAKEIGGQWEQLKENKKEVLGERYMEVLSEMISNALEKIES; encoded by the coding sequence ATGACAGACCAATCAGATTCGATACTAGATGAGAATATCTTTTTCTTGGCCGGTGCGCTGGCTCGTAAGCTGAGCTCTGAAGCTGAAGATCAGTTTGCTCGGTTTGGTTTGTCTGTATCCCATGCCCTGATATTAATGCTGGTAGATCAACATCCTGATATACAGCCGAGCATGCTTGCTCAAAAGCTATATCTAAAGCCTTCTACTATTAGTCGCTTAGTGCAAAAGCTGGAGCAACGGGAGCTGGTTCAACGATCCTCAGAGGGAAGAAAATCACTAATTGTATGTACAACTAAAGGAAGTGAGCGAGCTAAGGAAATTGGTGGGCAGTGGGAGCAGCTCAAAGAAAATAAGAAAGAAGTCCTCGGAGAACGCTATATGGAAGTTCTTTCCGAGATGATATCAAATGCCTTGGAAAAAATAGAATCATAG
- a CDS encoding tetratricopeptide repeat protein, protein MRYFLILFIAFLLTGAVSDNARKANEAYENANYEEAITLYKKAIDANPKNAKLFFNLANAQAKAGKSEEAIRTFEQYKTMVDGPKDKARANYNIGNVLAKDKKWEKASEYYKQSLRHMNADSDAKHNFELALKKKQDNQKNKKNQNKKNQQQNKDQQKKDQQEQNKDQQKKNQKNKQQQNKQKQQQNKQKQENQKQKKQQKQPQKVSQAEAEKILKALEQKEKKLLQQFKKKKSKSSKSKNEKDW, encoded by the coding sequence ATGAGATATTTTTTAATCTTGTTTATTGCCTTTTTGTTGACTGGTGCTGTTTCTGATAATGCGCGAAAGGCTAATGAAGCTTATGAAAACGCCAATTATGAAGAAGCAATAACCCTTTATAAAAAGGCAATAGATGCCAATCCCAAGAATGCAAAACTATTTTTTAATCTAGCTAATGCACAGGCCAAGGCAGGTAAATCCGAAGAAGCTATTCGTACCTTTGAGCAATATAAAACAATGGTTGATGGTCCGAAGGATAAGGCGCGGGCTAATTATAACATTGGCAATGTATTAGCTAAGGATAAAAAATGGGAAAAAGCATCAGAGTATTATAAGCAGTCGTTGCGCCATATGAATGCCGACAGCGATGCCAAGCATAATTTTGAGCTGGCCCTCAAGAAAAAGCAGGATAATCAGAAGAATAAAAAGAATCAGAACAAGAAGAACCAACAACAAAATAAGGATCAGCAAAAGAAGGACCAGCAAGAACAGAATAAGGACCAACAGAAAAAGAATCAGAAGAATAAGCAACAGCAAAATAAACAGAAGCAGCAGCAGAATAAGCAAAAACAAGAGAACCAGAAACAGAAAAAGCAACAAAAACAGCCACAGAAGGTAAGTCAGGCAGAGGCAGAAAAGATTTTGAAGGCTCTTGAGCAAAAAGAAAAGAAGTTGTTGCAACAGTTTAAGAAAAAGAAATCAAAGTCCAGCAAGAGTAAGAATGAGAAGGATTGGTAA
- the bshA gene encoding N-acetyl-alpha-D-glucosaminyl L-malate synthase BshA, which translates to MNIGIVCYPTFGGSGVVATELAKGLAERDHNVHVLSYDRPARLDTFRTNISYHEVNMNTYPLFEYPPYDLALANQMANLIEYEDIDVLHVHYAIPHATSAYLAKQILGDKATDVPLITTLHGTDITIVGSDPSYKSIVDFSINQSDGVTAVSKYLRDETYDRFDIKKEIAVIPNFIDLERFQRSDKEHFRKAISPDDEKIIVHVSNFREVKRVPDVVSVFDHVLKNDIKAKLLLVGDGPDRNRAERRCRELGVCDQVRFLGKQDQVEEVLSIADLFLIPSGSETFGLAALEAMSCSVPVISSNIGGLPEVNIHGETGFLCDLGDIDEMGQYAVDILSDEDLHKRIAKNARKQAEKFEMSKVITQYEEYYKQCRAEITEQTG; encoded by the coding sequence ATGAATATAGGAATTGTTTGTTACCCCACTTTTGGAGGAAGCGGCGTCGTTGCCACTGAACTAGCCAAGGGCCTGGCCGAACGCGATCATAATGTACACGTTTTAAGCTACGACCGTCCTGCACGGCTGGATACGTTCCGGACCAATATTTCGTATCATGAAGTGAACATGAATACCTATCCACTGTTTGAATATCCTCCCTATGATTTGGCTCTGGCTAACCAGATGGCAAATTTGATTGAGTATGAGGATATTGATGTACTGCACGTTCATTATGCTATTCCCCACGCCACCAGTGCTTATCTGGCTAAACAGATTCTGGGTGACAAGGCAACCGACGTTCCTTTGATTACCACTCTCCACGGTACTGATATTACAATTGTGGGTAGCGATCCCAGCTACAAAAGTATAGTTGATTTTTCCATCAATCAGAGTGACGGCGTTACGGCAGTATCTAAATATCTACGGGATGAAACTTACGACCGCTTCGACATCAAAAAAGAAATCGCCGTCATCCCCAACTTTATTGATTTAGAGCGTTTTCAACGATCGGATAAAGAGCACTTCCGCAAAGCCATAAGTCCCGATGATGAAAAAATCATTGTTCATGTCTCCAACTTCCGCGAGGTTAAGCGCGTACCCGATGTAGTATCTGTTTTTGATCATGTATTAAAAAACGACATCAAGGCCAAGTTACTGCTTGTAGGTGACGGACCCGATCGCAATCGTGCCGAGCGACGATGCCGCGAGCTGGGAGTTTGCGACCAGGTTCGCTTTCTAGGCAAACAGGACCAGGTAGAAGAAGTGCTTTCTATTGCAGATCTGTTCCTTATTCCCTCTGGTTCAGAAACATTTGGCTTGGCAGCTTTGGAAGCTATGAGCTGCAGCGTGCCGGTAATCAGCTCGAATATTGGTGGATTGCCGGAAGTAAACATTCACGGCGAAACAGGTTTTCTTTGCGATCTGGGTGATATTGATGAGATGGGACAATATGCAGTAGATATCCTTTCGGATGAGGATCTTCACAAACGAATAGCAAAAAATGCTCGTAAGCAGGCTGAAAAGTTTGAGATGAGTAAGGTCATCACACAGTACGAAGAATATTACAAGCAATGCCGCGCTGAAATAACAGAACAGACGGGCTGA
- a CDS encoding YebC/PmpR family DNA-binding transcriptional regulator, whose translation MAGHSKWSNIKHKKAKEDKKRNKLFNKHLREITVAAREGGGDPEMNPRLDTAIDNAKSDNVPKDNIERAIKKGTGELDEGDGKYEDATYEGYGPGGIAYFIEVTTNNYNRTVGDIRHIFSTHGGNLGTDGSVDYLFEQKGMIRVKSDDHDEEEFMLNAIDAGAEEIDTEGEFFNVTTSRESMYDVREELEEMEYDIESAELIRIPMTDVAVEPNVAESNFKLMEKFEDNDDVSNVFTNMKMDKKTLEIAENMD comes from the coding sequence ATGGCGGGTCATTCCAAGTGGTCAAATATTAAGCATAAAAAGGCCAAAGAAGACAAAAAGCGGAATAAGTTATTTAATAAACACCTGCGTGAAATTACGGTAGCAGCTCGTGAAGGTGGTGGCGATCCAGAGATGAATCCCCGTCTGGATACGGCTATTGACAATGCCAAAAGTGACAACGTTCCCAAGGATAATATAGAGCGTGCCATAAAAAAGGGAACGGGTGAACTTGATGAAGGAGACGGAAAATACGAAGATGCTACCTACGAGGGATACGGTCCAGGAGGTATTGCCTATTTTATTGAGGTGACGACCAATAATTACAACAGAACTGTAGGTGATATACGGCACATTTTTTCAACACATGGTGGTAATTTGGGTACCGATGGATCGGTGGATTATCTTTTTGAACAAAAAGGAATGATTCGCGTTAAAAGTGATGATCATGATGAGGAAGAATTTATGCTTAATGCTATAGATGCCGGGGCCGAAGAAATTGATACTGAAGGTGAGTTTTTTAACGTGACGACTAGTCGTGAAAGCATGTACGACGTACGTGAAGAGCTTGAAGAGATGGAGTATGATATTGAGTCGGCCGAACTTATTCGCATTCCCATGACGGATGTAGCCGTGGAGCCGAATGTGGCTGAATCGAACTTTAAACTGATGGAAAAGTTTGAAGATAATGATGACGTATCAAATGTGTTTACAAATATGAAAATGGATAAAAAAACGCTGGAAATTGCCGAAAACATGGATTAA
- a CDS encoding BatD family protein, with translation MRRIGKRFGIFLFGLCLLGAIFDSAHAQSSVSVSASVSQTTIYHGERVKFSVKISGNFNDVSRPQLPEFEGVRLLSNTPSTSRSYSYVNGQSSTSYTYTYYLTAQNKGAYQIPSASITIDGNTYQTDPIDIEIIDRNKAAESGSSGQPEIFLKMEVSDQKPVTGQQIIADVILFFKDGLEVSSYQPVPGWKAEGFWKEELKNASRPQASSTVIDGVRYRKARLLQFSLFPTKAGELEISPYEIIVSVQSGRGSGNPFSSFFGSGNRRKVELSSDPLKLTVKSVPDADDSNYLGAVGFFNISRFINTNSTKVGETVELTTRIEGTGNIPLITKPEYQLPDGLEVYEPQQNSTLDRKDHKISGRKTFTDVVIARSPGSYTIPAHKVSYFNPSQNKYITTTLSEINFEVAANPDAAVASNSQQEFPVRPVTGLASWITPTSVTLVSSWWFWVGGLFPLIIFGVGYWQKSYIEKMNTDQAFARSQQATEKAHDRLQEAISRSKNGNIKEAYNMLQKALTGFISDRLNLPQAGLSNADYVDALADNNVDQNLIKNVRMLLDKCASISYAPDSSHAYLKSHVGLAESTLEKLKKVL, from the coding sequence ATGAGAAGGATTGGTAAACGGTTTGGGATATTTCTTTTCGGGCTCTGTCTGTTAGGAGCAATTTTTGACTCGGCGCATGCTCAGTCTTCGGTGTCGGTGAGTGCCAGTGTTTCACAAACGACCATTTATCACGGAGAACGTGTTAAGTTTTCAGTAAAAATAAGTGGTAACTTTAATGATGTATCCCGCCCACAGTTGCCCGAATTTGAGGGGGTGCGCCTGCTCAGCAATACTCCTTCTACTTCTCGAAGTTACAGCTATGTAAATGGACAAAGCAGTACCAGTTATACCTATACCTACTATTTGACGGCGCAGAATAAAGGTGCGTATCAAATTCCCTCGGCCAGTATAACCATTGATGGTAACACGTATCAGACTGATCCCATTGATATTGAAATTATTGATCGTAATAAAGCGGCGGAGTCGGGCAGTTCTGGTCAGCCGGAAATTTTTCTGAAGATGGAGGTTTCTGATCAGAAACCCGTTACGGGACAGCAAATTATAGCTGATGTTATTCTCTTTTTTAAGGATGGGCTGGAAGTTAGTTCTTATCAACCGGTGCCGGGCTGGAAGGCTGAAGGTTTTTGGAAGGAAGAACTTAAGAATGCAAGTCGTCCCCAAGCCTCTTCAACTGTAATTGACGGTGTCCGTTATCGCAAAGCGCGACTGCTGCAGTTTTCTCTTTTCCCCACTAAGGCGGGAGAACTAGAAATTAGTCCCTATGAAATTATTGTGTCCGTACAGTCAGGGAGAGGCAGTGGCAATCCATTTAGTAGTTTCTTCGGTTCAGGCAATAGGCGTAAGGTTGAGTTAAGCAGCGATCCGCTTAAGTTGACTGTTAAATCTGTTCCTGATGCGGACGATAGTAATTACTTGGGAGCAGTCGGATTTTTTAATATTTCTCGTTTTATAAATACCAACAGCACAAAGGTTGGAGAGACCGTTGAGCTAACTACCCGGATTGAGGGAACCGGCAATATCCCGCTGATAACTAAGCCTGAATACCAGCTGCCTGACGGACTGGAAGTGTATGAGCCACAGCAAAATTCCACACTCGATCGCAAAGATCATAAAATTAGCGGACGCAAGACATTTACTGATGTCGTGATTGCACGATCTCCCGGCAGCTATACCATTCCGGCTCATAAGGTTTCATACTTTAACCCTTCACAAAATAAATATATTACCACAACACTGTCAGAAATTAACTTTGAAGTGGCTGCTAATCCCGATGCTGCAGTAGCATCAAATAGTCAGCAAGAGTTTCCTGTACGGCCTGTTACCGGACTTGCATCATGGATTACACCTACTTCAGTAACTTTGGTTAGTAGCTGGTGGTTTTGGGTTGGGGGGCTGTTCCCGTTAATTATTTTTGGAGTCGGTTACTGGCAAAAGTCATATATCGAAAAAATGAATACTGATCAAGCTTTTGCCCGTTCGCAACAAGCAACCGAAAAGGCGCATGATCGACTACAGGAAGCTATCAGCAGATCCAAAAATGGTAATATCAAAGAAGCGTATAATATGCTGCAAAAAGCACTTACCGGATTTATAAGTGATCGCCTCAATTTGCCGCAGGCCGGTCTCTCTAATGCAGATTATGTTGATGCGCTTGCGGACAATAATGTAGATCAAAATCTTATTAAAAATGTACGTATGCTATTGGATAAATGCGCATCTATTAGTTATGCTCCCGACAGTTCGCATGCATATTTGAAATCGCATGTAGGTCTGGCCGAAAGTACGCTCGAAAAATTGAAAAAAGTATTATAA
- the sucC gene encoding ADP-forming succinate--CoA ligase subunit beta, with protein sequence MKIHEYQAKEILKDYNVPVPAGVATTEVDEAVKAAEEMKANGATLFVVKAQIHAGGRGKGETKNSGASGVILCDTIDEVRDAAESMLGDVLVTKQTGEEGQKVKRIYVTDGVEIEQEFYLGILLDRAKSKNVIMVSTEGGMDIETVAEETPEKIVKEWVEPGMDLQHNQARHLAFALGLEGDAFKKAVKFIMALYNCYLETDANLVEINPLVLTPGGDVMALDAKMTFDDNALYRHSDIEKLRDKSEENPVELEASEFGLNYVNLDGNVGCMVNGAGLAMATMDIIKLSGGEPANFLDVGGSANAETVKNGFRIILEDENVQAILINIFGGIVRCDRVANGVIEAVKDPEIAQKVDDVPIIVRLQGTNAEEAKEIIDNSDLNVISAVLLKDAAAEVSNVLAPAS encoded by the coding sequence ATGAAAATTCACGAGTATCAGGCCAAAGAAATTTTAAAAGATTATAATGTACCGGTTCCAGCTGGTGTTGCGACTACGGAAGTCGATGAAGCCGTTAAAGCTGCTGAAGAAATGAAGGCCAATGGCGCCACCCTCTTTGTGGTTAAGGCACAGATTCATGCCGGCGGGCGCGGGAAAGGCGAAACGAAAAACAGCGGTGCCAGCGGCGTTATTCTCTGCGATACTATAGATGAAGTCCGTGACGCTGCAGAATCAATGCTCGGTGATGTGTTAGTGACTAAACAGACCGGTGAAGAAGGACAAAAAGTTAAACGTATTTACGTAACTGACGGCGTGGAAATTGAGCAAGAGTTTTACCTGGGCATTTTGCTTGATCGCGCGAAGAGCAAAAACGTGATTATGGTCTCTACCGAAGGAGGAATGGATATTGAAACGGTAGCCGAAGAGACACCTGAAAAGATTGTCAAAGAATGGGTAGAGCCGGGTATGGATCTGCAACATAACCAAGCGCGGCATTTGGCCTTTGCGTTGGGACTTGAAGGCGATGCTTTTAAGAAAGCGGTCAAGTTTATTATGGCGCTTTACAATTGTTATCTGGAGACGGATGCTAATCTTGTCGAAATTAATCCGCTGGTACTTACGCCCGGTGGTGATGTGATGGCGTTGGATGCCAAGATGACTTTTGATGACAATGCGCTTTACCGACACAGCGATATTGAGAAGCTGCGGGATAAATCAGAAGAAAACCCTGTTGAGCTGGAAGCTTCCGAGTTTGGCTTGAATTACGTGAATTTGGACGGCAACGTAGGCTGTATGGTCAATGGTGCCGGACTTGCGATGGCTACGATGGATATCATTAAGCTTTCGGGCGGTGAGCCGGCTAACTTCCTGGATGTAGGCGGGAGTGCCAATGCCGAAACAGTGAAAAATGGATTTCGCATTATTCTGGAAGATGAAAATGTACAGGCTATCCTAATTAACATTTTTGGCGGTATCGTTCGCTGCGATCGCGTAGCCAACGGTGTAATTGAGGCAGTTAAAGATCCTGAAATTGCACAAAAAGTGGATGATGTACCTATTATTGTTCGCTTGCAAGGTACCAACGCCGAAGAAGCCAAAGAGATTATCGATAATTCTGATCTAAATGTAATCTCGGCAGTATTGCTTAAGGATGCGGCGGCAGAAGTGTCAAATGTACTAGCACCGGCATCATAA